A segment of the Streptomyces sp. L2 genome:
GTGCCGGGTGCGGGAAGTGAGACGGGGTCAGGAAGCCGTACGGCTCGGTGCCCTTGGGGCGGCGCGTGCGTCAATCCGCCGTAGGGGCAGCGTTGTTGAACGCTCGAACAGTGGCCGGAGCGGCGGTGGGGCGCCTGTTGCGGACCGGCCGTGGGCGGACGCGGGCACATCGGGAGCGCTGGATCACTTCTCACGCGGGACCCCGCTTCCGGACGCCGGACAAGTGATCGAACTCACTCGAAGCGGCGCGAAGTGGCTCACCGCCGGTCCGGACATGGCGGGACACCGCGGGCGCCCCCTCCGGGAAGACCCCGAGACCGGTGACCGGGTCTCCACCCAGGGGAGTAGAGCCCAGGTCACACCTCATCCTCCGGGAGGCCCGTCATTCGGTACGAGGGCATGACGCCCGCCGGACGGCCCCCGCCTAGATTTGAGGTCAAGCGGCGGGTGCAGCACTCGTCCCCCGAGGTCAGGCACCCGCCGCTGCCAGGACAGACCAAGACGGTCAGGAGAGGGACCATGGCCCACACGGCACCGCGACACACCGCGTTCGCTCCGTGCCGGACGGGACGCCGCCACCCCCTGGTGGCGACGCTCATGGCCCTTCCCCTGGCGGCCCTGCTCCTCCTCGTCTTCGACGGCTGGGAGACAGTGGCCACACAGGCGTCGTCCGTGGGTGTGATGCTGGGGCGCTGAGCGGCGACCCCAGGCCCGGAAGAGCGGTCCGGGCGGGGACATCCACCCATGAAACCCCGTGGGGACGGGGGTACGGCGGACGGCACAAATGCCGGCGCAGCTGGGGAGCTGCGCCGGCATTGGCCGTTTCCCCCGGGCCCTCTCGACCCCGGGCCCCGGGGAGGCGGATCGCGCAGTTCCCCGCGCCCCTTGGAGTGCTGCCCGGCCTGCACCGTCCTCGCCTGCGGGCGCGCGGTGGCCGTTCGCGCAGTTCCCCGCGCCCCTGACGGGGCACGTTGCAGCCGCGCGCCGCCCCCACCCAGCTGCGGGCATGAGTGCCGCCAAGGGCGGCACGGGTGGGCGCAGCGGCACCCCGGCAGCGCCGGTGAGCGACCCGACCCCCGGCCCGCACCAGTGCCCGCGCTGTGCAGTTGGCCTCGCGGGAGCGGCCCGTACCAGTGCCCGCGCCGTGCTGTCGGCCTCGCGGAGCGGCCCGCGCCAGTGCCCACGCCGGGGCAGCCGGCCTCGTGGGGCGGCCTGGGCCAGTACGCTCGCCCTACAGTCCACCCCCCGAGGCCCCCGTGACGTCAGACACCTCCGCTCTGCTCCCCGCCCTCGCGGCGCGTGCCGCGCACCCGGAAGGCGGCGCCGGAGTCTGCCGGTGCGGCCCCGCCCAGACCCTCGCCGACCGCCCCGACGCCACAGTCGTCCGGCACGCCGGCACCGTCGCGAAGGCGCACGCCCCGGAGACGGAGGAGGCCGAGCTGGGTCGGCGCCTGGCCACCGCCGCAGCGCTGCCGGACGTCCTCCTCGCCCCCCTCGCGCCGACCGCCACCCCCCTGCACGGCCGCCTGGTGACCCTCTGGCCCTACGGCGCCCCCGTGGACCCGGACGACCCCGACGCCGCCCCCTGGGAAGCCGCCGCCACCCTCCTCGCCCGGCTGCACCGCACGCCCCCGCCCACCGGCCTGCCCCCGATGCGCGGCCCCGCCAAGGCCGCCCGGGCCGTAGCCCGCCTCCGCGCGGCCGCCACCGATGGCGAAGACCCGGGCGCGGCCGCCACCGATGGCGAAGATCGGGCCAGCGCCATGGCCCCCATACTCCGGGCCTGGGCCGCCCTCCCCGCCTGGGCCCGCGCCGAGGCCCCCATGCCCGGCCCCCCGACCCTCTGCCACGGCGACCTCCACCTCGGCCAGCTCGTCCGCCACCCCGCGCCCGACGGCCCCTGGCGGCTGATCGACGTGGACGACCTCGGCGTCGGCGTCCCCGCCTGGGACCTCGCCCGCCCCGCGGCCTGGTTCGCCTGCGGACTTCTCCCGCCCGACGAGTGGACCCGTTTCCTCGCCGCCTACCGGAACGCCGGCGGCCCCGCCGTACCCCCGGACGGCGACCCGTGGCCCGCCCTGGACGTCGCGGCCCGCGCCCTGACCGTACAGACGGCGGCCACCGCCCTCGCCAAGGCGGTCACCGCCCGCCGTCCGCTGGACGAGGTCGAACAGGACGTCGTGGACGCCTGCGCGCGGATGACTTCCGTCCCCGCGCAGTTGACGCACGGATTCCCGAAGTAAGGTGCAACCGACCAGGCGCGGACGGAGTCTGTCCTGGGGAAACACGAAGCAGGACCAACCGGCGAGGAGTTGAGCCGACCATGCAGTGTCCGAAGTGCCATGCGCCGATGCACACCTACAACCGCAGCGGCGTCCAGATCGAGCAGTGCAGCGGCTGTCGCGGCATCTTCCTCGACTACGGCGAACTGGAGTCGCTGACCCAGCTGGAGTCCCAGTGGGCCAAGCCCGCCCCGCCGGCGCCGCCCGCCCCGCAGGCGTACCCGGCCCCGCCCGCGCCCGCCTGGGGCGCTCCGCACGGCGGCGGCCACGGCGGCGGTCACTACGGCGGCCACGGCCACCACCACCGCCACAAGAGCTTCGGCCACATGCTGTTCTCCAGCTGACGGCTGCCAGCTGCCAGCCGACAGCTGGCAGCGAGAGCTGATCCGACGCGAGGAGCCCCCGGCCGTACGAGACGGCCGGGGGCTCCTGTGTGTGTGGACGATACTGGGATTGAACCAGTGACCTCTTCCGTGTCAGGGAAGCGCTCTCCCGCTGAGCTAATCGTCCTCGGGGCCGTGACCACACGGTCACGGGCTGTGCGTGCGCGATACTGGGATTGAACCAGTGACCTCTTCCGTGTCAGGGAAGCGCTCTCCCGCTGAGCTAATCGCGCGGGTGGAAGCCCGAGGGCTTCAGTGGACGATACTGGGATTGAACCAGTGACCTCTTCCGTGTCAGGGAAGCGCTCTCCCGCTGAGCTAATCGTCCTTGGAGGTGGAGACGGGATTTGAACCCGTGTAGACGGCTTTGCAGGCCGTTGCCTCGCCTCTCGGCCACTCCACCAGGAGTGTAGGGGATCGGGAAGACCCCTTCTTCCTTCGAGCGGACGACGAGGCTCGAACTCGCGACCTCAACCTTGGCAAGGTTGCGCTCTACCAACTGAGCTACGTCCGCCTGTCGTTTCGGTCCGCTTGCGCGTCCCGGCGACGTGTTGAACTCTAGCGGATTCCCGGGCCAGCACAAAAACGCGTTTACGCAGCGTGCTGCGCTGCACCCGACGGAGCACCCGGTCACGGCCGGCCGAGGGCGCCGCCATGACCACATGCCGGACACCCGACCTACACTCGACCACGTGCTCGACCTCCCGTCCCGGCCCCTGAGCCTGCCGCCCCTGGCCCGCTTCGGCGACCGCGTCGCCACCGGCCTCCTCGACGTCACCAGCGATCCCGCCGCCCTGGACTCCACCGGCTTCTGGGCCGTCGCCGCCGACTTCGAGGGCGGCCTGACCTGCGCGCGCTTCGCGGACGTACGGAAGCAGCCCGTGCCCGCCCCGGTGCCCGGCGGCTGGCACGGACCGGCGGTCGACGCCTGGACGTCGTCCCTGGACCGGGCCGCGTACACCGCCGGAGTCCACCGCATCCGCGAGCACATCGCGGCCGGCGAGGTCTACCAGGCCAACCTCTGCCGGGTGCTCGCCGCCCCCATCACCCCCGACGCCGACGTGGACGCCCTGACCGCGCTGCTCGCCCGCGGCAACCCGGCGCCGTACGCCGGCACGATCCGGCTGCCCGGACACGGCGTCGAGATCGCCACCGCCTCGCCCGAGCTGTTCCTGCGCAGGGACGGCCGCACCGTCGAGTCCGGCCCCATCAAGGGCACCGGGCGCACCGAGGCGGACCTCCTGGAGAAGGACTACGCGGAGAACGTGATGATCGTGGACCTGGTCCGCAACGACCTCGGGCGGGTCTGCGTCACCGGCAGCGTCGGCGTCCCCGACCTGTGCGCCGTCGAGAAGCACCCGGGCCTGGTCCACCTCGTCTCCACCGTCCGCGGTGAGCTGCGCTCCGGCGCCGGCTGGCCCGCACTCCTCGCCGCCGCCTTCCCGCCCGGCTCGGTCACCGGCGCGCCCAAGTCGAGCGCCCTGCGGATCATCGAAGCCCTGGAACCCGTGCCGCGCGGCCCGTACTGCGGCGGCGTCGGCTGGGTGGACGCCGACCGCGGCACCGGTGAGCTGGCCGTCGGCATCCGCACCTTCTGGATCGACCGCGAGGCCGGTCTGCTCCGCTTCGGCACCGGCGCCGGCATCACCTGGGGATCCGACCCCGAGGGGGAGTGGCGGGAGACCGAACTGAAGGCGTCCCGGCTGCTCGCGGTAGCGTCGGGTGCGTACGACGACGGCGAACAGCGAGGGATGGACCGGTGAAGATCTGGCTGGACGGCGGGCTGCGGGACGTGGAGTCCGCTCGTGTCTCCGTGTTCGACCACGGACTGACCGTGGGCGACGGCATCTTCGAGACGGTGAAGGCGGCCCACGGCAGCCCCTTCGCGCTCACCCGGCACCTCGACCGGCTGACCCGCTCCGCCCGCGGCCTCGGCCTGCCCGACCCGGACCACGACGAGGTCCGGCGTGCCTGTACGGCGGTGCTCGACGCCAACCCGATGCCGCTCGGCCGGCTGCGCATCACCTACACCGGGGGCCACGGCCCGCTCGGCTCCGACCGGGGCGAGCACGGCCCCACCCTGGTCGTCGCCCTCGGCGGGACCACCCGCCGGCCGGACACCACCGCCGTGATCACGGTGCCCTGGACCCGCAACGAGCGGGGCGCCCTCACCGGCCTGAAGACCACCTCGTACGCCGAGAACGTCGTCGCCCTCGCCCGCGCCCACGAGCACGGCGCCTCCGAGGCCCTGTTCGGCAACACCGTCGGGCAGCTCTGCGAGGGCACCGGCTCGAACGTCTTCGTCGTCCTGGACGGCGAGATCCACACCCCGCCGGTCGCCTCCGGCTGCCTGCCCGGCATCACCCGCGCGCTGACCGTCGAGTGGACCGGCGCGAAGGAGACCGACCTGCCGCTGGACGTGCTGGAGCGCGCCGACGAGGTCTTCCTGACCTCCACCCTCCGGGACGTCCAGGCCGTGCACCGGATCGACGACCGGGAACTCCCGGGCGTGCCGGGACCGGTGACGGCGAAGGCGATGCGCGTCTTCGACGAACAGGCAGGGGCGGACCTCGACCCCTGAGGGCCGTCCCCGGGTCCCCGGAGATACCCCTGAGATCGCGGTATCCGGTCGGTCCGGCGGCGCGGGCTGGGTAGAACACCTGTGATGACCACGACCCTGCGGCCGACCGAGCCGCTCCAGCGCGCCGCCGACGGCACCCTGTCGCGGCACTACCAGGTGTGTGTCAACAGCCGTCCCGTGGGCGCGATCCACCTCGGCACGTCCGCGTCGCTCGGCGACTCGGTCGCCCGGATCATCGACCTGCGGATCGACGAACCCGACCGCGGCCGGGGGAGGGCCACCGTGGCCGCGCTCGCCGCCGAGGAAGTGGCCCGCGGCTGGGGCTGCACCCGGATCGGCACCGTGGTGCCGGGGGGCGCGGAACCGGCGCTGCGCCTGGTCCGGGCGCTCGGCTACGTCGTCACCAACCGCGGCATGCGCAAGTCCCTCGGCGCCGTCCCGCCCGCCCTGCCCCCGGGCAGCCGGGCCCGGCCCATGACCCCGGAGGAGTTCGGCGCCTGGCAGGAGTACGAGAGCGAGCACTACGCCCGGACCTGGACGGAACGGGGCCTGCCCGAGGAGGCGGCCCGGGAGAAGGCCCGCCGGGACCACGAGCGGATGCTGCCACGTGGGCTCGCGACCGACGGCATGTGCTTCAGCGTCCTGGAGCACGAGGGGACCAGGGTCGGCCACCTGTGGCTGGCCCTGGACCTGCGGGACGGCGAGGGGTTCGTCTTCGACGTCGAGGCCGACGGCGCCCACCGGGGCCGGGGGCACGGCCGGACGCTGATGCTGCTCGCCGAACGCCAGACCGCGGACGCCGGACTCGGATTCCTCGGGCTCAATGTGTTCGCGGGCAACACCCCGGCCGAGCGGCTCTACGACTCGCTCGGCTACGAGACGACCCAGTACTCCCTGCTGAAGCACCTGGTCTGACCCATGGGCGTGCCGAGGGGCGCCCCGTTCCGGGGGCCGGGCCGCCGAGGGGTGCCCTGGCCGGGGGCCCGGGCCGGGGACGCCCCGGCCGGCTCAGGGCTGTCCGGCGAGCAGCCGGTCGGCGATCTCCTCGACGCGCTCGCGCAGCCCCTCCTGGCTCTTGCCGCCGTCCAGACGTTCGCCGCCGATCACGTACGTCGGCGTGCCGGTGACGCCGATCGCCTTGCCCTCGGCCTGGTCGGCGTCGACGATCAGGATGTGCCGGCCGTCGATCAGCGCGGTGTCGAACTCCTCGGCGTCCAGCCCCAGTTCCCGGGCCACCTCGACCAGCAGGGGTTCCCCCTTACGGTCCAGCTCCTCGACCCGCGCCAGCACCGCCTCCACGTAGGGCCAGCCCTTGCCCTGCTCCAGGGCCTCCTCGGCGGCCTGCGCGGCGGCGAACGCGTGCTTGTGCTTCTCCAGCGGGAAGTGCCGCAGCCGCAGCTCCAGCCGGTCGCCGTACCGGGCGCGCAGGGCGCTGACGTCGGCCAGGGCGCTACGGCAGTCGGGGCACTGGAGTTCGCACCACACGTCGAGGACGACGGGCTCGGTGCCCGCGGGGGAGGAGTCGCTCATGCCCCCAGTCTTCCAGGCCGGACGCGGGCGACCCAATCGGGACGCGAGGACACCGGCGTCGACCGGCGCCCGCTCCGACCGGCACCCGAGGAGGAGGCGACCCGGAGATCTCCCTGATGTCGCGGCGAGGCATGGCATCGCGGGGAACGGACGGTGCAGGATGGAAGGGACGAAGCGCTGCCGGCCCGGCCGCGCACCCGCCCGGACCGCCAGGAGGACCGGATGATTGCCGAGACCGTCTGCTCCGCCGTGTCCGCGGCGGGCCTGGGCATCGCGGTGGTCACGGCCTACCGCAAGCGATTCCTGTCCGCGGCCCGCATCGCGGCGTACGCGCTGGTGCCCGTCGGCCTGGTCATGACCGGGGTCGTCGGCTGGCTCGCCGACACCGCCTTCAGCCCCACCGCCTGGGCGGGCTTCGGTGTGCTGGGCGTGGCCTGGCTGCTGTTCATGACCACCAGGGCGGTCGAGCGCCGGCGGGGCGGGGGCACCCGCGCCGAGCGGAGAGCGGCGGAGCGCGGCGGCTCCGACCCGGTGGCACCCACGGCCTCGGCGCCCTCGCTGGGGCAGGGCAGCCGTCCCGCGGCCCGGCCCGCCCCGTCGCCCCGCGCCGGCGGGTCCGGCGACGACTTCAGCGACATCGAGGCCATCCTCAAGAAGCACGGGATATGACCGGTCCGAGGGCTTGACGCGCGGAAACGACACAGGTGATCCCCCCGTCGGCCGGAACCGTTCACAACCCGAAGCGACACGGACGGCTCGCTGCTGAATTCGACGAACTCCCGCACGTTACGTGCGTGTTGATCGCGCCCGGGGGCCCGGGTGGGTCATCATCACGGCGAGATGCTGGACACGACCGAGAGCGAGGCCGCGCCGCCGAAGGACGAGCCGCGCGGGTGCCTCTTCGCCCTTTCCCAGCCACCGCTGATGATCTTCCTTGCGGTGATCGGGTGTCTGCTCCTCGCGGCCGCGCTGCACGATCTGCTCTGGCTGTGAGACGTACACGTCCGTCCCGGCGCCACCCGCCGGGACCGGCGTCGGCCCGGCCCCGTCAGCCGGCTCAGCCGGCCGCCTCCTTGCGGCGCGCCCGGTAGGCGGCCACGTGCAGCCGGTTCCCGCAGGTCCGGCTGTCGCAGTAGCGGCGGGAACGGTTGCGTGAGAGGTCGACGAAGGCGCGGCGGCAGTCCGGCGCCTCACAGCGCCGCAGCCGCTCCTGCTCCCCGGCGACCACGAAGAACGCGAGCGCCATCCCGCAGTCGGCGGCGAGGTGGTCGGCCACGGAGGCGCCGGGCGCGAAGTAGTGCACGTGCCAGTCGTAGCCGTCGTGGTCCGTGAGGCGGGGAGTGGTACCGGCCGCGGCGACGAGGTCGTTGATCATGCCGGCCGCCGCCAGCGCGTCCGGCGCGGCGAAGATCGAGGCGAAGCGCCCGCGCACCTCGCGCACAGCGGAGAGATCGAACTCGCCGAGCACCCCGACATCGCTGATCTCGTGGTTTCGTACGAAATCCGCGAGGGCCGCGACGTCGGCCAGCCCGTCGGCCGCCGTGTCGTCCTCCGGCACGGTGTTCACCAGATCCACCACAGTGTCGAGTGCGCACCGGGTGTCGTGGGTGATCAGCACGTTTCGCTCCCTGGCCTGAGGTTCGGGCGAACGCCCGCCGATGCAGGCCGATGGTAGCGACACCCCGTCGGCGGCAGGCGCCCCCGTACACCGGGCAGAGGGAGACCGGCACACACCGACGCCGCCCCGTGACCACTCACAGTGACGGCGTCGGTCAATCCCGTATGAGATTGTCCTGGCCCGAGCCGTCTCCCCGAGTGGACGGCGCCGGGCGGCTTCGGGGGGCCGCGGCCTAGCTCTCCGCCAGGATGTGCGAGAGCTCCTGATCAAGATCGAAATGCCGGTGTTCCGTGCCGGGCGGCACGGCCGCGTCCGTTCGCTTCAGGAAGGACTCCAGGGCCCGCGCCGGGGCCTCGAGCAGAGCCTCACCCTCCGGGGAGCTGAGGGCGATGCACACGACGCCCTGACCATGGCTGCGTGAGGGCCAGACGCGGACGTCGCCGGTGCCGGTGGGCCGGTGCAGCCCCTCGGCGAGGAGGT
Coding sequences within it:
- a CDS encoding GNAT family N-acetyltransferase, producing the protein MTTTLRPTEPLQRAADGTLSRHYQVCVNSRPVGAIHLGTSASLGDSVARIIDLRIDEPDRGRGRATVAALAAEEVARGWGCTRIGTVVPGGAEPALRLVRALGYVVTNRGMRKSLGAVPPALPPGSRARPMTPEEFGAWQEYESEHYARTWTERGLPEEAAREKARRDHERMLPRGLATDGMCFSVLEHEGTRVGHLWLALDLRDGEGFVFDVEADGAHRGRGHGRTLMLLAERQTADAGLGFLGLNVFAGNTPAERLYDSLGYETTQYSLLKHLV
- a CDS encoding zf-TFIIB domain-containing protein gives rise to the protein MQCPKCHAPMHTYNRSGVQIEQCSGCRGIFLDYGELESLTQLESQWAKPAPPAPPAPQAYPAPPAPAWGAPHGGGHGGGHYGGHGHHHRHKSFGHMLFSS
- a CDS encoding CGNR zinc finger domain-containing protein, with protein sequence MLITHDTRCALDTVVDLVNTVPEDDTAADGLADVAALADFVRNHEISDVGVLGEFDLSAVREVRGRFASIFAAPDALAAAGMINDLVAAAGTTPRLTDHDGYDWHVHYFAPGASVADHLAADCGMALAFFVVAGEQERLRRCEAPDCRRAFVDLSRNRSRRYCDSRTCGNRLHVAAYRARRKEAAG
- a CDS encoding chorismate-binding protein — encoded protein: MLDLPSRPLSLPPLARFGDRVATGLLDVTSDPAALDSTGFWAVAADFEGGLTCARFADVRKQPVPAPVPGGWHGPAVDAWTSSLDRAAYTAGVHRIREHIAAGEVYQANLCRVLAAPITPDADVDALTALLARGNPAPYAGTIRLPGHGVEIATASPELFLRRDGRTVESGPIKGTGRTEADLLEKDYAENVMIVDLVRNDLGRVCVTGSVGVPDLCAVEKHPGLVHLVSTVRGELRSGAGWPALLAAAFPPGSVTGAPKSSALRIIEALEPVPRGPYCGGVGWVDADRGTGELAVGIRTFWIDREAGLLRFGTGAGITWGSDPEGEWRETELKASRLLAVASGAYDDGEQRGMDR
- a CDS encoding aminodeoxychorismate lyase, yielding MKIWLDGGLRDVESARVSVFDHGLTVGDGIFETVKAAHGSPFALTRHLDRLTRSARGLGLPDPDHDEVRRACTAVLDANPMPLGRLRITYTGGHGPLGSDRGEHGPTLVVALGGTTRRPDTTAVITVPWTRNERGALTGLKTTSYAENVVALARAHEHGASEALFGNTVGQLCEGTGSNVFVVLDGEIHTPPVASGCLPGITRALTVEWTGAKETDLPLDVLERADEVFLTSTLRDVQAVHRIDDRELPGVPGPVTAKAMRVFDEQAGADLDP
- a CDS encoding SsgA family sporulation/cell division regulator produces the protein MNTTVSCELHLRLVVSSESSLPVPAGLRYDTADPYAVHATFHTGAEETVEWVFARDLLAEGLHRPTGTGDVRVWPSRSHGQGVVCIALSSPEGEALLEAPARALESFLKRTDAAVPPGTEHRHFDLDQELSHILAES
- a CDS encoding DsbA family protein, which produces MSDSSPAGTEPVVLDVWCELQCPDCRSALADVSALRARYGDRLELRLRHFPLEKHKHAFAAAQAAEEALEQGKGWPYVEAVLARVEELDRKGEPLLVEVARELGLDAEEFDTALIDGRHILIVDADQAEGKAIGVTGTPTYVIGGERLDGGKSQEGLRERVEEIADRLLAGQP
- a CDS encoding aminoglycoside phosphotransferase family protein — its product is MTSDTSALLPALAARAAHPEGGAGVCRCGPAQTLADRPDATVVRHAGTVAKAHAPETEEAELGRRLATAAALPDVLLAPLAPTATPLHGRLVTLWPYGAPVDPDDPDAAPWEAAATLLARLHRTPPPTGLPPMRGPAKAARAVARLRAAATDGEDPGAAATDGEDRASAMAPILRAWAALPAWARAEAPMPGPPTLCHGDLHLGQLVRHPAPDGPWRLIDVDDLGVGVPAWDLARPAAWFACGLLPPDEWTRFLAAYRNAGGPAVPPDGDPWPALDVAARALTVQTAATALAKAVTARRPLDEVEQDVVDACARMTSVPAQLTHGFPK